From a region of the Streptacidiphilus albus JL83 genome:
- a CDS encoding nuclear transport factor 2 family protein — translation MTELTADRVKRAFAALGSGDRAAILEYWHEDVRFEIPGNHPHAGWYEGIDSFLGFLKTLGELSGGTYVAENITVLANAEEGYSVDVNTNHALRADAPPDSTSPYHLLDVTALHLLRWRDGRIVEGRGVILGDGGSTSALWWSPLNPDGSRST, via the coding sequence ATGACCGAACTGACCGCCGACCGCGTCAAGCGCGCCTTCGCCGCCCTCGGCTCCGGCGACCGCGCCGCGATCCTCGAGTACTGGCACGAAGACGTCCGCTTCGAGATCCCGGGCAACCACCCCCACGCCGGCTGGTACGAGGGCATCGACAGCTTCCTCGGCTTCCTCAAGACCCTCGGCGAACTCTCCGGCGGCACCTACGTTGCCGAGAACATCACCGTCCTGGCCAACGCCGAGGAGGGCTACTCCGTCGACGTCAACACCAACCACGCCCTGCGCGCCGACGCCCCCCCGGACAGCACCTCCCCCTACCACCTCCTGGACGTGACCGCCCTGCACCTGCTCCGCTGGCGCGACGGACGCATCGTCGAGGGCCGCGGCGTCATCCTCGGCGACGGCGGCTCCACCTCCGCCCTGTGGTGGTCCCCGCTCAACCCCGACGGCAGCCGCAGCACCTGA